In the genome of Meles meles chromosome 16, mMelMel3.1 paternal haplotype, whole genome shotgun sequence, one region contains:
- the FAM83C gene encoding protein FAM83C: MFGSLGPGDLGAQGMAGALRGRVEELKRPWWREASPLVLQHSEAARLAADALLERGEAAYLRVISEERELPFLSTLDMDYMTSHVHGGPELSEAQGPEASGPDRLSLLSEVTSGTYFPMASDIDPPDLDLGWPEVPQATGFSPTQAVVHFQRDKAKNIKDLLRFLFSQARTVVAVVMDVFTDMELLCDLMEASSRRGVPVYLLLAQEHLRHFLEMCYKMDLNGGHLPNMRVRSTCGDTYCSKAGRRFTGQALEKFVVIDCEQVVAGSYSFTWLCSQAHTSMVLQLRGRIVEDFDREFRCLYAESQPVEGFCGGEDPMSPRALCPPPVALGFGPAVPSPTSSSPSSTSLSSIKRSPLMGHSSYLAPPGGAGCSDTGVVSSSLGPARREASGQPSLQRQLSDSNHGSLLGLYRSNLGKLGVSPWSQSSPALNHNGASPLTLAVGSPLLARQRPLLSFPQGAVALSRLPENGLLGSQECSPQRGRWVPGTALETVEEKKVSLSQSHSQLDLLVPFPRAREAGGPDSGVNPNSSAPWPGEQAPEDRKLSPNQRYNQLDLLPQTQGAGGTPESGSPRPGNRTPEDKRLSSNHSHSHSQLDLLAQYPKGGGSRVPPEASSSARACKQGQDERRRTLGHSQLDLITKFGPFRGEGPGPNDLPRPSPARKAGVGSGDEKRLTLGHSKLDLITKYHQLQSTRQGPEPGLPGGPTGGHHNGSNNGLFGDEKRLTLGHSKLDLITKYNKSKFKLLRSRFES, translated from the exons ATGTTCGGAAGCCTTGGGCCTGGGGACTTGGGAGCCCAGGGCATGGCGGGAGCCCTGCGGGGCCGGGTGGAGGAGCTAAAGCGGCCGTGGTGGCGGGAGGCCTCACCGCTGGTGCTCCAGCACAGTGAGGCGGCCCGGCTGGCAGCTGATGCCCTTCTGGAGCGGGGCGAAGCTGCCTACCTGCGGGTCATCTCTGAGGAGCGGGAGCTGCCCTTCCTGAGCACTCTGGACATGGACTACATGACCAGCCATGTGCATGGGGGCCCTGAGCTCAGCGAGGCCCAGGGACCGGAAGCCTCGGGGCCTGACCGCCTCAGCCTGCTCTCTGAAGTCACCTCGGGCACTTACTTCCCCATGGCCTCCGACATTGACCCCCCAGACCTGGACTTGGGCTGGCCTGAGGTTCCACAGGCCACAGGCTTCAGCCCCACCCAGGCTGTGGTCCACTTTCAGCGGGACAAGGCCAAGAACATCAAGGACCTTCTGCGTTTTCTCTTCAGCCAGGCCCGCACG GTGGTGGCCGTGGTGATGGATGTGTTCACTGACATGGAGCTTCTGTGTGACCTCATGGAGGCCTCGAGCCGGCGTGGTGTCCCCGTCTACCTGCTTCTGGCCCAGGAGCACCTCAGGCACTTCCTGGAGATGTGCTACAAGATGGACCTCAATGGGGGGCACCTGCCG AATATGCGTGTGCGCAGCACGTGTGGGGATACATACTGCAGTAAGGCAGGCCGTCGCTTCACGGGGCAGGCCCTGGAGAAGTTCGTCGTCATCGACTGTGAGCAGGTGGTGGCGGGCAGCTACAG cttcACCTGGCTTTGCAGCCAGGCCCACACTAGCATGGTGCTACAGCTGAGAGGCCGCATCGTGGAAGACTTTGACCGGGAGTTCCGCTGTCTGTATGCCGAGTCTCAGCCTGTGGAGGGCTTCTGTGGTGGCGAGGATCCCATGTCTCCTAGGGCACTGTGTCCTCCCCCAGTAGCCCTGGGCTTCGGGCCCGCCGTGCCAAGCcccacttcctcctcaccctccagCACCAGCCTCAGCAGCATCAAACGCTCACCTCTGATGGGCCATTCCTCTTACCTCGCTCCACCGGGAGGTGCTGGCTGCAGTGACACGGGTGTGGTGTCCTCATCCCTGGGCCCTGCCCGCCGGGAGGCCAGTGGCCAGCCCTCTCTGCAACGCCAGCTGTCAGACTCAAACCACGGCTCCCTGCTAGGGCTCTACAGGTCCAATCTAGGCAAGCTGGGGGTGTCCCCATGGTCCCAGTCCTCTCCTGCCCTCAACCACAATGGTGCCAGTCCCTTGACCTTAGCAGTGGGGTCACCTCTGCTTGCTCGCCAAcgccccctcctctccttcccccagggGGCTGTAGCCCTGTCCCGGCTCCCAGAGAATGGGCTTCTGGGAAGCCAGGAGTGTAGCCCCCAACGAGGTCGCTGGGTACCTGGCACAGCCCTGGAGACAGTGGAGGAGAAGAAGGTGTCTCTGAGTCAGAGCCATAGCCAGTTGGATCTCCTTGTCCCCTTCCCCAGAGCCAGAGAAGCCGGAGGCCCTGATTCTGGGGTTAACCCCAACTCAAGCGCCCCCTGGCCTGGAGAGCAGGCCCCAGAGGATAGGAAGTTGTCCCCAAACCAGAGATACAACCAGCTGGatctcctgccccagacccagggtGCTGGGGGTACCCCTGAGTCAGGTTCCCCTAGACCTGGCAACCGAACCCCGGAGGACAAGAGGCTGTCCTCGAACCACAGCCACAGCCACAGCCAACTGGACCTCCTGGCACAGTACCCCAAGGGTGGGGGCTCCAGAGTGCCCCCTGAAGCCAGCTCCTCAGCCAGGGCTTGCAAGCAGGGTCAAGATGAGCGACGACGGACCCTGGGCCACAGCCAGCTGGACCTCATCACAAAGTTTGGCCCATTCCGGGGCGAGGGACCTGGGCCCAATGATCTCCCCAGACCAAGCCCTGCTCGAAAGGCTGGAGTGGGCTCTGGGGATGAGAAGCGGTTGACCCTAGGCCACAGCAAGCTGGACCTCATCACCAAGTATCATCAGTTGCAGAGTACCAGGCAAGGACCTGAGCCTGGCCTCCCTGGGGGCCCCACAGGTGGACATCACAATGGAAGTAACAATGGCCTGTTTGGGGATGAGAAGCGGCTGACCCTGGGCCACAGCAAGCTGGACCTCATCACTAAGTACAACAAGTCCAAGTTCAAGCTGCTTCGAAGCCGCTTTGAATCCTAG
- the EIF6 gene encoding eukaryotic translation initiation factor 6, translated as MAVRASFENNCEIGCFAKLTNTYCLVAIGGSENFYSVFEGELADTIPVVHASIAGCRIIGRMCVGNRHGLLVPNNTTDQELQHIRNCLPDSVQIRRVEERLSALGNVTTCNDYVALVHPDLDRETEEILADVLKVEVFRQTVADQVLVGSYSVFSNQGGLVHPKTSIEDQDELSSLLQVPLVAGTVNRGSEVIAAGMVVNDWCAFCGLDTTSTELSVVESVFKLNEAQPSTIATSMRDSLIDSLT; from the exons ATGGCGGTCCGAGCGTCTTTCGAGAACAACTGTGAGATCGGCTGCTTTGCCAAACTCACCAACACCTACTGCCTAGTGGCCATTGGAGGGTCCGAGAACTTCTACAG TGTGTTCGAGGGTGAGCTGGCCGATACCATCCCCGTGGTGCACGCTTCCATCGCCGGCTGCCGCATCATCGGGCGCATGTGTGTGG GGAACAGACACGGTCTCCTGGTGCCCAACAATACCACCGACCAGGAACTGCAGCACATTCGCAACTGCCTCCCAGACTCAGTGCAGATCCGGCGGGTAGAGGAGCGGCTCTCAGCCCTGGGCAATGTCACCACTTGCAATGACTACGTGGCCTTGGTTCACCCAGACCTGGACAGG gaaacagaagaaatcCTGGCTGATGTGCTCAAGGTGGAAGTTTTCAGACAGACAGTGGCTGACCAGGTGCTCGTAGGAAGCTACTCTGTCTTCAGCAATCAGGGAGGCCTGGTACATCCCAAGACTTCAATTGAAGACCAGGATGAACTGTCCTCTCTTCTTCAGGTCCCTCTTGTG GCGGGCACTGTGAACCGAGGCAGTGAGGTGATTGCCGCTGGGATGGTGGTGAACGACTGGTGTGCCTTCTGTGGCCTGGACACAACCAGCACAGAGCTGTCCGTGGTGGAGAGCGTCTTCAAGCTGAACGAAGCCCAGCCGAGCACCATCGCTACCAGCATGCGGGACTCCCTCATTGACAG TCTCACCTGA
- the MMP24OS gene encoding protein MMP24OS, which produces MGSRLSGGQGAPEQVQPQPQPQPPPPPPPQPRAPEAPERPPPEPGPWGPLDDVRFLIACTSWY; this is translated from the coding sequence ATGGGCTCTCGGCTGAgcggcggccagggcgccccggAGCAGgtgcagccccagccccagccccaacccccacccccacccccaccccagccccgggCGCCCGAGGCCCCTGAGCGGCCCCCGCCTGAACCTGGTCCCTGGGGGCCGCTGGACGATGTGCGCTTCCTCATCGCCTGCACCTCCTGGTACTGA